The Dunckerocampus dactyliophorus isolate RoL2022-P2 chromosome 1, RoL_Ddac_1.1, whole genome shotgun sequence genome has a segment encoding these proteins:
- the LOC129180111 gene encoding microtubule-associated protein 2-like isoform X1 → MESTKETAEAIKSISKVGAQLKATCDTFLKTSKTYFEFGAASETETSGEAEPHGVAKGQTSRTFSESLCPVTEGFDASVERCSPVLPSDDFIITLPEKDTYHHLHSDRHSSEQSRTSCEPLDLAGVLPRTSLQKKELDTIRRKSMPANVAALVGSSLAKLALGEQTSSLVGDERHKQDLGYCVMTEYSGPMPSPDDKPSPGDSSSPCFPTMELGASEVEGGQKLQPSHKECNHGLAHKAPVRAKILERAVTTGIKPDRLRIPMTAPKDRLTEFRLLSGLPGDMKIQPIPEVDVEKDSSREASPVPPDMSFVFTSTETGSSTSLKNPDGTSQGSPSTGEKTNDVSAEIVAKIKPGEVNRRPKTQGKKLSGDHKTTARSGAREKEEVPKALKPSDGKSTFYLQEDTPKPQLPSPVIIIPPTQVEEEEDIEIAEEPQEIMDDADIHLLPKVDQTEPGMLKAERSGAGQPGTHSPSACSDDDPTLPQQPPGNVEEMLGPDVEVEVKEEKETGMEDTRSIRIGQKVDVTSQAVDEESTVDVSDSSWIYSKDDDKTIMTKQIGARPPTRGVPGVGTPAKRAPGRGSKVSRKVPDFHPKEEMKKTKGVMRRADHLKVSALQSRKGVAKHPRPALLHGSARRKATGVESSQPLSVHQSRERPAPLSLHLSHQRKPSPTRPVLLKMAVQRRGSDQQIPRPNSACSLKRGPQVEAVLSEARPTSACSRPPPLPNTQVEKERAYRSPEKRSSLPRPSKSLTRHLPAAEQEESSPCRPTSISTEAKADSRSGRGPSMAGTDSARSWSARSGTSTPGSTAVTPGTPPSYSCRTPGSRTPGSHTPKSFSVLQEKKVAIIRTPPKSPSSAQRQLKVLNQPLPDLKNVKSKIGSTANIKHQPKGGQVQILTEKLDFSHVQSKCGSKDNLKHAPKGGNVMIPSVKLDFSHVQAKCGSLNKLQHAPGGGNVQIQTKKIDLSHITSKCGSMSNIRHRPGGGNVRIENVKLDFKDKAHAKVGSLDNASHMPGGGNVMIESHKLSFRETAKARVDHGAEIVVTHSPGLETGGTSPHLSSAGSINLLESPQLSTLAQDVTAALAKQGL, encoded by the exons ATGGAGTCAACAAAGGAGACAGCAGAGGCGATCAAATCCATTTCAAAAGTTGGTGCTCAATTAAAGGCCACATGTGATACTTTTCTGAAGACGTCAAAAACCTACTTTGAGTTTGGCGCAGCATCAGAAACGGAGACAAGTGGAGAAGCAGAACCGCACGGCGTTGCGAAAGGACAGACCTCAAGAACGTTTTCCGAAAGCTTGTGTCCAGTCACCGAAGGATTTGATGCATCTGTGGAGAGATGTTCCCCCGTGTTGCCTTCAGACGACTTCATCATAACCTTACCAGAGAAAGACACCTACCACCACCTACATTCTGATCGGCACAGTTCTGAGCAATCAAGAACTTCCTGTGAGCCATTGGACCTAGCAGGCGTCCTCCCTCGCACATCCCTGCAGAAGAAGGAGCTTGACACCATAAGACGAAAGTCGATGCCGGCCAACGTGGCTGCTCTGGTCGGCAGCTCTTTGGCCAAACTCGCCCTCGGAGAACAGACTTCAAGCCTGGTGGGTGACGAAAGACACAAGCAGGACCTGGGCTACTGTGTCATGACTGAGTACTCTGGACCCATGCCTTCCCCGGACGACAAGCCCAGTCCAGGAGACTCCTCTTCACCTTGTTTTCCAACAATGGAGCTTGGAGCTTCTGAAGTTGAAGGTGGTCAGAAATTGCAACCAAGTCATAAGGAATGTAACCATGGACTAGCCCATAAAGCACCTGTACGGGCCAAGATACTTGAAAGGGCTGTGACCACTGGAATTAAACCAGATCGCTTAAGGATCCCAATGACCGCTCCAAAAGACAGATTGACCGAATTTCGTTTGCTGAGCGGTCTACCTGGTGATATGAAAATACAACCAATTCCCGAAGTAGACGTTGAAAAAGACTCCTCAAGAGAGGCCTCTCCTGTCCCCCCAGATATGTCCTTCGTATTTACGTCTACAGAAACTGGAAGTTCCACCTCACTCAAAAACCCGGACGGTACCTCCCAAGGATCACCGTCAACTGGAGAGAAGACAAATGATGTCTCAGCTGAGATTGTAGCAAAAATCAAACCTGGTGAGGTTAATAGACGACCGAAAACGCAGGGCAAGAAATTATCAGGTGATCACAAGACGACTGCAAGATCAGGAGCAAGAGAAAAGGAAGAGGTCCCCAAAGCCCTAAAGCCCTCAGATGGGAAGAGTACGTTCTACTTACAGGAAGACACTCCTAAGCCACAATTACCCTCTCCTGTCATAATTATACCTCCAACACaagtggaagaggaggaggatatTGAGATTGCTGAGGAGCCACAAGAGATAATGGATGATGCTGACATACATCTGCTCCCCAAAGTGGACCAGACTGAACCAGGAATGCTCAAAGCGGAAAGAAGCGGTGCCGGGCAGCCTGGGACACACAGCCCGTCTGCGTGCTCTGACGATGACCCAACACTGCCACAGCAACCACCGGGCAACGTGGAGGAGATGCTTGGTCCAGATGTTGAAGTTGAAGTAAAAGAGGAGAAGGAGACTGGTATGGAGGACACCAGATCTATCAGGATAGGTCAAAAGGTAGACGTTACCAGTCAAGCCGTTGATGAAGAATCTACTGTGGACGTCTCAGACAGTAGTTGGATTTATTCAAAAG ATGATGACAAAACTATCATGACAAAGCAAATTGGAGCCCGTCCTCCAACCCGGGGTGTACCCGGGGTGGGCACCCCCGCTAAACGGGCGCCTGGCAGAGGGAGCAAGGTGTCACGGAAAGTCCCCGACTTTCATCCAAAAGAGGAGATGAAGAAGACAAAAG GTGTCATGCGGAGGGCGGACCATCTTAAGGTCTCAGCCCTCCAGAGTCGAAAGGGTGTGGCCAAACATCCTCGGCCCGCTCTGCTTCACGGCTCTGCTAGACGCAAAGCCACAG GCGTCGAAAGCTCCCAGCCGTTAAGTGTCCACCAGTCCAGGGAGAGACCAGCC CCTCTTTCCTTGCATTTGTCTCACCAGAGGAAACCT AGCCCCACGCGGCCTGTTCTGTTAAAGATGGCAGTGCAGCGTCGGGGGTCCGATCAGCAAATACCCCGTCCGAACTCTGCCTGTAGTCTTAAACGGGGCCCCCAGGTGGAGGCGGTGCTCAGTGAGGCCCGCCCCACCTCCGCATGCTCCCGCCCTCCCCCTCTACCAAACACACAGGTAGAGAAG GAGAGAGCGTACCGCAGCCCGGAGAAGAGGTCGTCTCTTCCAAGGCCGTCCAAGTCTCTGACACGCCACCTCCCTGCTGCCGAGCAAGAAGAGAGTAGCCCCTGCAGGCCGACGT CCATCAGCACCGAGGCCAAGGCCGACAGCAGGTCCGGAAGGGGCCCGAGTATGGCAG gCACCGACTCGGCACGTTCCTGGTCGGCCCGCAGCGGCACCTCCACCCCCGGCTCCACAGCCGTCACGCCCGGCACCCCGCCCAGCTACTCCTGCCGCACACCTGGCTCGCGCACCCCCGGTAGCCACACGCCCAAGTCCTTCAGCGTTCTCCAGGAGAAGAAGGTGGCGATCATCCGGACCCCGCCCAAGTCGCCGTCCTCGGCCCAGCGGCAGCTGAAGGTTCTCAACCAGCCTCTGCCTGACCTCAAGAATGTAAAGTCCAAGATCGGATCCACTGCTAACATTAAACACCAACCCAAAGGCGGACAG GTGCAAATTTTAACCGAGAAGCTGGACTTCAGTCATGTTCAGTCAAAGTGCGGCTCCAAGGATAATCTGAAGCACGCTCCCAAAGGAGGCAAT GTCATGATTCCGAGTGTTAAACTGGACTTCAGCCACGTTCAGGCCAAATGTGGCTCCCTAAACAaactccagcatgccccaggCGGAGGAAAC GTTCAAATCCAGACCAAGAAAATCGACTTGAGCCACATCACTTCCAAGTGCGGCTCCATGTCCAACATCCGCCACAGGCCAG GCGGAGGAAACGTTCGCATCGAGAACGTGAAGCTGGACTTTAAAGACAAGGCTCACGCCAAGGTCGGCTCCCTGGACAACGCCAGTCACATGCCAGGAGGCGGGAACGTGATG ATCGAGAGCCACAAGCTGAGCTTCCGGGAGACCGCCAAAGCTCGGGTGGACCACGGCGCGGAGATCGTCGTCACCCACTCCCCCGGCCTGGAGACGGGCGGCACCTCGCCTCACCTGTCCTCCGCCGGCAGCATCAACCTCCTGGAGTCGCCACAGCTCTCCACGCTGGCCCAAGACGTCACCGCCGCGCTGGCCAAGCAGGGCTTATGA
- the LOC129180111 gene encoding microtubule-associated protein 2-like isoform X5: MESTKETAEAIKSISKVGAQLKATCDTFLKTSKTYFEFGAASETETSGEAEPHGVAKGQTSRTFSESLCPVTEGFDASVERCSPVLPSDDFIITLPEKDTYHHLHSDRHSSEQSRTSCEPLDLAGVLPRTSLQKKELDTIRRKSMPANVAALVGSSLAKLALGEQTSSLVGDERHKQDLGYCVMTEYSGPMPSPDDKPSPGDSSSPCFPTMELGASEVEGGQKLQPSHKECNHGLAHKAPVRAKILERAVTTGIKPDRLRIPMTAPKDRLTEFRLLSGLPGDMKIQPIPEVDVEKDSSREASPVPPDMSFVFTSTETGSSTSLKNPDGTSQGSPSTGEKTNDVSAEIVAKIKPGEVNRRPKTQGKKLSGDHKTTARSGAREKEEVPKALKPSDGKSTFYLQEDTPKPQLPSPVIIIPPTQVEEEEDIEIAEEPQEIMDDADIHLLPKVDQTEPGMLKAERSGAGQPGTHSPSACSDDDPTLPQQPPGNVEEMLGPDVEVEVKEEKETGMEDTRSIRIGQKVDVTSQAVDEESTVDVSDSSWIYSKDDDKTIMTKQIGARPPTRGVPGVGTPAKRAPGRGSKVSRKVPDFHPKEEMKKTKGVMRRADHLKVSALQSRKGVAKHPRPALLHGSARRKATGVESSQPLSVHQSRERPAPLSLHLSHQRKPSPTRPVLLKMAVQRRGSDQQIPRPNSACSLKRGPQVEAVLSEARPTSACSRPPPLPNTQERAYRSPEKRSSLPRPSKSLTRHLPAAEQEESSPCRPTCTDSARSWSARSGTSTPGSTAVTPGTPPSYSCRTPGSRTPGSHTPKSFSVLQEKKVAIIRTPPKSPSSAQRQLKVLNQPLPDLKNVKSKIGSTANIKHQPKGGQVQILTEKLDFSHVQSKCGSKDNLKHAPKGGNVMIPSVKLDFSHVQAKCGSLNKLQHAPGGGNVQIQTKKIDLSHITSKCGSMSNIRHRPGGGNVRIENVKLDFKDKAHAKVGSLDNASHMPGGGNVMIESHKLSFRETAKARVDHGAEIVVTHSPGLETGGTSPHLSSAGSINLLESPQLSTLAQDVTAALAKQGL, from the exons ATGGAGTCAACAAAGGAGACAGCAGAGGCGATCAAATCCATTTCAAAAGTTGGTGCTCAATTAAAGGCCACATGTGATACTTTTCTGAAGACGTCAAAAACCTACTTTGAGTTTGGCGCAGCATCAGAAACGGAGACAAGTGGAGAAGCAGAACCGCACGGCGTTGCGAAAGGACAGACCTCAAGAACGTTTTCCGAAAGCTTGTGTCCAGTCACCGAAGGATTTGATGCATCTGTGGAGAGATGTTCCCCCGTGTTGCCTTCAGACGACTTCATCATAACCTTACCAGAGAAAGACACCTACCACCACCTACATTCTGATCGGCACAGTTCTGAGCAATCAAGAACTTCCTGTGAGCCATTGGACCTAGCAGGCGTCCTCCCTCGCACATCCCTGCAGAAGAAGGAGCTTGACACCATAAGACGAAAGTCGATGCCGGCCAACGTGGCTGCTCTGGTCGGCAGCTCTTTGGCCAAACTCGCCCTCGGAGAACAGACTTCAAGCCTGGTGGGTGACGAAAGACACAAGCAGGACCTGGGCTACTGTGTCATGACTGAGTACTCTGGACCCATGCCTTCCCCGGACGACAAGCCCAGTCCAGGAGACTCCTCTTCACCTTGTTTTCCAACAATGGAGCTTGGAGCTTCTGAAGTTGAAGGTGGTCAGAAATTGCAACCAAGTCATAAGGAATGTAACCATGGACTAGCCCATAAAGCACCTGTACGGGCCAAGATACTTGAAAGGGCTGTGACCACTGGAATTAAACCAGATCGCTTAAGGATCCCAATGACCGCTCCAAAAGACAGATTGACCGAATTTCGTTTGCTGAGCGGTCTACCTGGTGATATGAAAATACAACCAATTCCCGAAGTAGACGTTGAAAAAGACTCCTCAAGAGAGGCCTCTCCTGTCCCCCCAGATATGTCCTTCGTATTTACGTCTACAGAAACTGGAAGTTCCACCTCACTCAAAAACCCGGACGGTACCTCCCAAGGATCACCGTCAACTGGAGAGAAGACAAATGATGTCTCAGCTGAGATTGTAGCAAAAATCAAACCTGGTGAGGTTAATAGACGACCGAAAACGCAGGGCAAGAAATTATCAGGTGATCACAAGACGACTGCAAGATCAGGAGCAAGAGAAAAGGAAGAGGTCCCCAAAGCCCTAAAGCCCTCAGATGGGAAGAGTACGTTCTACTTACAGGAAGACACTCCTAAGCCACAATTACCCTCTCCTGTCATAATTATACCTCCAACACaagtggaagaggaggaggatatTGAGATTGCTGAGGAGCCACAAGAGATAATGGATGATGCTGACATACATCTGCTCCCCAAAGTGGACCAGACTGAACCAGGAATGCTCAAAGCGGAAAGAAGCGGTGCCGGGCAGCCTGGGACACACAGCCCGTCTGCGTGCTCTGACGATGACCCAACACTGCCACAGCAACCACCGGGCAACGTGGAGGAGATGCTTGGTCCAGATGTTGAAGTTGAAGTAAAAGAGGAGAAGGAGACTGGTATGGAGGACACCAGATCTATCAGGATAGGTCAAAAGGTAGACGTTACCAGTCAAGCCGTTGATGAAGAATCTACTGTGGACGTCTCAGACAGTAGTTGGATTTATTCAAAAG ATGATGACAAAACTATCATGACAAAGCAAATTGGAGCCCGTCCTCCAACCCGGGGTGTACCCGGGGTGGGCACCCCCGCTAAACGGGCGCCTGGCAGAGGGAGCAAGGTGTCACGGAAAGTCCCCGACTTTCATCCAAAAGAGGAGATGAAGAAGACAAAAG GTGTCATGCGGAGGGCGGACCATCTTAAGGTCTCAGCCCTCCAGAGTCGAAAGGGTGTGGCCAAACATCCTCGGCCCGCTCTGCTTCACGGCTCTGCTAGACGCAAAGCCACAG GCGTCGAAAGCTCCCAGCCGTTAAGTGTCCACCAGTCCAGGGAGAGACCAGCC CCTCTTTCCTTGCATTTGTCTCACCAGAGGAAACCT AGCCCCACGCGGCCTGTTCTGTTAAAGATGGCAGTGCAGCGTCGGGGGTCCGATCAGCAAATACCCCGTCCGAACTCTGCCTGTAGTCTTAAACGGGGCCCCCAGGTGGAGGCGGTGCTCAGTGAGGCCCGCCCCACCTCCGCATGCTCCCGCCCTCCCCCTCTACCAAACACACAG GAGAGAGCGTACCGCAGCCCGGAGAAGAGGTCGTCTCTTCCAAGGCCGTCCAAGTCTCTGACACGCCACCTCCCTGCTGCCGAGCAAGAAGAGAGTAGCCCCTGCAGGCCGACGT gCACCGACTCGGCACGTTCCTGGTCGGCCCGCAGCGGCACCTCCACCCCCGGCTCCACAGCCGTCACGCCCGGCACCCCGCCCAGCTACTCCTGCCGCACACCTGGCTCGCGCACCCCCGGTAGCCACACGCCCAAGTCCTTCAGCGTTCTCCAGGAGAAGAAGGTGGCGATCATCCGGACCCCGCCCAAGTCGCCGTCCTCGGCCCAGCGGCAGCTGAAGGTTCTCAACCAGCCTCTGCCTGACCTCAAGAATGTAAAGTCCAAGATCGGATCCACTGCTAACATTAAACACCAACCCAAAGGCGGACAG GTGCAAATTTTAACCGAGAAGCTGGACTTCAGTCATGTTCAGTCAAAGTGCGGCTCCAAGGATAATCTGAAGCACGCTCCCAAAGGAGGCAAT GTCATGATTCCGAGTGTTAAACTGGACTTCAGCCACGTTCAGGCCAAATGTGGCTCCCTAAACAaactccagcatgccccaggCGGAGGAAAC GTTCAAATCCAGACCAAGAAAATCGACTTGAGCCACATCACTTCCAAGTGCGGCTCCATGTCCAACATCCGCCACAGGCCAG GCGGAGGAAACGTTCGCATCGAGAACGTGAAGCTGGACTTTAAAGACAAGGCTCACGCCAAGGTCGGCTCCCTGGACAACGCCAGTCACATGCCAGGAGGCGGGAACGTGATG ATCGAGAGCCACAAGCTGAGCTTCCGGGAGACCGCCAAAGCTCGGGTGGACCACGGCGCGGAGATCGTCGTCACCCACTCCCCCGGCCTGGAGACGGGCGGCACCTCGCCTCACCTGTCCTCCGCCGGCAGCATCAACCTCCTGGAGTCGCCACAGCTCTCCACGCTGGCCCAAGACGTCACCGCCGCGCTGGCCAAGCAGGGCTTATGA
- the LOC129180111 gene encoding microtubule-associated protein 2-like isoform X4, giving the protein MESTKETAEAIKSISKVGAQLKATCDTFLKTSKTYFEFGAASETETSGEAEPHGVAKGQTSRTFSESLCPVTEGFDASVERCSPVLPSDDFIITLPEKDTYHHLHSDRHSSEQSRTSCEPLDLAGVLPRTSLQKKELDTIRRKSMPANVAALVGSSLAKLALGEQTSSLVGDERHKQDLGYCVMTEYSGPMPSPDDKPSPGDSSSPCFPTMELGASEVEGGQKLQPSHKECNHGLAHKAPVRAKILERAVTTGIKPDRLRIPMTAPKDRLTEFRLLSGLPGDMKIQPIPEVDVEKDSSREASPVPPDMSFVFTSTETGSSTSLKNPDGTSQGSPSTGEKTNDVSAEIVAKIKPGEVNRRPKTQGKKLSGDHKTTARSGAREKEEVPKALKPSDGKSTFYLQEDTPKPQLPSPVIIIPPTQVEEEEDIEIAEEPQEIMDDADIHLLPKVDQTEPGMLKAERSGAGQPGTHSPSACSDDDPTLPQQPPGNVEEMLGPDVEVEVKEEKETGMEDTRSIRIGQKVDVTSQAVDEESTVDVSDSSWIYSKDDDKTIMTKQIGARPPTRGVPGVGTPAKRAPGRGSKVSRKVPDFHPKEEMKKTKGVMRRADHLKVSALQSRKGVAKHPRPALLHGSARRKATGVESSQPLSVHQSRERPAPLSLHLSHQRKPSPTRPVLLKMAVQRRGSDQQIPRPNSACSLKRGPQVEAVLSEARPTSACSRPPPLPNTQVEKERAYRSPEKRSSLPRPSKSLTRHLPAAEQEESSPCRPTCTDSARSWSARSGTSTPGSTAVTPGTPPSYSCRTPGSRTPGSHTPKSFSVLQEKKVAIIRTPPKSPSSAQRQLKVLNQPLPDLKNVKSKIGSTANIKHQPKGGQVQILTEKLDFSHVQSKCGSKDNLKHAPKGGNVMIPSVKLDFSHVQAKCGSLNKLQHAPGGGNVQIQTKKIDLSHITSKCGSMSNIRHRPGGGNVRIENVKLDFKDKAHAKVGSLDNASHMPGGGNVMIESHKLSFRETAKARVDHGAEIVVTHSPGLETGGTSPHLSSAGSINLLESPQLSTLAQDVTAALAKQGL; this is encoded by the exons ATGGAGTCAACAAAGGAGACAGCAGAGGCGATCAAATCCATTTCAAAAGTTGGTGCTCAATTAAAGGCCACATGTGATACTTTTCTGAAGACGTCAAAAACCTACTTTGAGTTTGGCGCAGCATCAGAAACGGAGACAAGTGGAGAAGCAGAACCGCACGGCGTTGCGAAAGGACAGACCTCAAGAACGTTTTCCGAAAGCTTGTGTCCAGTCACCGAAGGATTTGATGCATCTGTGGAGAGATGTTCCCCCGTGTTGCCTTCAGACGACTTCATCATAACCTTACCAGAGAAAGACACCTACCACCACCTACATTCTGATCGGCACAGTTCTGAGCAATCAAGAACTTCCTGTGAGCCATTGGACCTAGCAGGCGTCCTCCCTCGCACATCCCTGCAGAAGAAGGAGCTTGACACCATAAGACGAAAGTCGATGCCGGCCAACGTGGCTGCTCTGGTCGGCAGCTCTTTGGCCAAACTCGCCCTCGGAGAACAGACTTCAAGCCTGGTGGGTGACGAAAGACACAAGCAGGACCTGGGCTACTGTGTCATGACTGAGTACTCTGGACCCATGCCTTCCCCGGACGACAAGCCCAGTCCAGGAGACTCCTCTTCACCTTGTTTTCCAACAATGGAGCTTGGAGCTTCTGAAGTTGAAGGTGGTCAGAAATTGCAACCAAGTCATAAGGAATGTAACCATGGACTAGCCCATAAAGCACCTGTACGGGCCAAGATACTTGAAAGGGCTGTGACCACTGGAATTAAACCAGATCGCTTAAGGATCCCAATGACCGCTCCAAAAGACAGATTGACCGAATTTCGTTTGCTGAGCGGTCTACCTGGTGATATGAAAATACAACCAATTCCCGAAGTAGACGTTGAAAAAGACTCCTCAAGAGAGGCCTCTCCTGTCCCCCCAGATATGTCCTTCGTATTTACGTCTACAGAAACTGGAAGTTCCACCTCACTCAAAAACCCGGACGGTACCTCCCAAGGATCACCGTCAACTGGAGAGAAGACAAATGATGTCTCAGCTGAGATTGTAGCAAAAATCAAACCTGGTGAGGTTAATAGACGACCGAAAACGCAGGGCAAGAAATTATCAGGTGATCACAAGACGACTGCAAGATCAGGAGCAAGAGAAAAGGAAGAGGTCCCCAAAGCCCTAAAGCCCTCAGATGGGAAGAGTACGTTCTACTTACAGGAAGACACTCCTAAGCCACAATTACCCTCTCCTGTCATAATTATACCTCCAACACaagtggaagaggaggaggatatTGAGATTGCTGAGGAGCCACAAGAGATAATGGATGATGCTGACATACATCTGCTCCCCAAAGTGGACCAGACTGAACCAGGAATGCTCAAAGCGGAAAGAAGCGGTGCCGGGCAGCCTGGGACACACAGCCCGTCTGCGTGCTCTGACGATGACCCAACACTGCCACAGCAACCACCGGGCAACGTGGAGGAGATGCTTGGTCCAGATGTTGAAGTTGAAGTAAAAGAGGAGAAGGAGACTGGTATGGAGGACACCAGATCTATCAGGATAGGTCAAAAGGTAGACGTTACCAGTCAAGCCGTTGATGAAGAATCTACTGTGGACGTCTCAGACAGTAGTTGGATTTATTCAAAAG ATGATGACAAAACTATCATGACAAAGCAAATTGGAGCCCGTCCTCCAACCCGGGGTGTACCCGGGGTGGGCACCCCCGCTAAACGGGCGCCTGGCAGAGGGAGCAAGGTGTCACGGAAAGTCCCCGACTTTCATCCAAAAGAGGAGATGAAGAAGACAAAAG GTGTCATGCGGAGGGCGGACCATCTTAAGGTCTCAGCCCTCCAGAGTCGAAAGGGTGTGGCCAAACATCCTCGGCCCGCTCTGCTTCACGGCTCTGCTAGACGCAAAGCCACAG GCGTCGAAAGCTCCCAGCCGTTAAGTGTCCACCAGTCCAGGGAGAGACCAGCC CCTCTTTCCTTGCATTTGTCTCACCAGAGGAAACCT AGCCCCACGCGGCCTGTTCTGTTAAAGATGGCAGTGCAGCGTCGGGGGTCCGATCAGCAAATACCCCGTCCGAACTCTGCCTGTAGTCTTAAACGGGGCCCCCAGGTGGAGGCGGTGCTCAGTGAGGCCCGCCCCACCTCCGCATGCTCCCGCCCTCCCCCTCTACCAAACACACAGGTAGAGAAG GAGAGAGCGTACCGCAGCCCGGAGAAGAGGTCGTCTCTTCCAAGGCCGTCCAAGTCTCTGACACGCCACCTCCCTGCTGCCGAGCAAGAAGAGAGTAGCCCCTGCAGGCCGACGT gCACCGACTCGGCACGTTCCTGGTCGGCCCGCAGCGGCACCTCCACCCCCGGCTCCACAGCCGTCACGCCCGGCACCCCGCCCAGCTACTCCTGCCGCACACCTGGCTCGCGCACCCCCGGTAGCCACACGCCCAAGTCCTTCAGCGTTCTCCAGGAGAAGAAGGTGGCGATCATCCGGACCCCGCCCAAGTCGCCGTCCTCGGCCCAGCGGCAGCTGAAGGTTCTCAACCAGCCTCTGCCTGACCTCAAGAATGTAAAGTCCAAGATCGGATCCACTGCTAACATTAAACACCAACCCAAAGGCGGACAG GTGCAAATTTTAACCGAGAAGCTGGACTTCAGTCATGTTCAGTCAAAGTGCGGCTCCAAGGATAATCTGAAGCACGCTCCCAAAGGAGGCAAT GTCATGATTCCGAGTGTTAAACTGGACTTCAGCCACGTTCAGGCCAAATGTGGCTCCCTAAACAaactccagcatgccccaggCGGAGGAAAC GTTCAAATCCAGACCAAGAAAATCGACTTGAGCCACATCACTTCCAAGTGCGGCTCCATGTCCAACATCCGCCACAGGCCAG GCGGAGGAAACGTTCGCATCGAGAACGTGAAGCTGGACTTTAAAGACAAGGCTCACGCCAAGGTCGGCTCCCTGGACAACGCCAGTCACATGCCAGGAGGCGGGAACGTGATG ATCGAGAGCCACAAGCTGAGCTTCCGGGAGACCGCCAAAGCTCGGGTGGACCACGGCGCGGAGATCGTCGTCACCCACTCCCCCGGCCTGGAGACGGGCGGCACCTCGCCTCACCTGTCCTCCGCCGGCAGCATCAACCTCCTGGAGTCGCCACAGCTCTCCACGCTGGCCCAAGACGTCACCGCCGCGCTGGCCAAGCAGGGCTTATGA